In one window of Lytechinus pictus isolate F3 Inbred chromosome 19, Lp3.0, whole genome shotgun sequence DNA:
- the LOC129282428 gene encoding uncharacterized protein LOC129282428, with translation MIPSMDTPPYTCREFIQWKCQMVPTFSTYDPVNRVISVDCKGMFRVNQVDRAESEFALSPDNFRQPPFWEYFEGAQNISMETEYADVACKNKLFQDVHNYHTQFIPKPGVDWLQGSALRTIRLKEPQWKPVSILTIVLDSTSRAHFHRKCGLPKTAAMLRKYYDGMSLGLSHQSFMFNRFNGISSATVLNLTPLFTGQLYENVDAEKVRQRIYGKEISEWIWQYAESRGYLTSYGVDNGSGMMGTRTHCKACLYRPPVLPHIEHGWKQRENERVSYTSLSGLCEGNHMIHEHILNYTRDFLRHPHPAKWAALDLNAGHRREMESVNQVDNELSKVLQTLLNEDKNLVVFLLGDHGKPFQKDPSHIGSHYETLLPFLSVTMPTWMLHQRPDVFHNLAINQQRYIAHADLHTSMKSLFHFPNIEGVKGAKGEKAVNIFQSEIPVERGCEQANIPIWSCVCGTMKKLPAKECNHFHQELAELGVAHINSLHSQSQLSKADPSLSLRPTSCMDLSFKRLLHVFINENENKPLNSTHRRSYHMTFQTIELDTIWDLVVDNHYNIKQVKQVSLYQRFDVCWDKRVPLPFCVCDLSKKAEDFI, from the exons ATGATACCGAGTATGGACACGCCCCCATACACGTGTAGAGAGTTTATACAATGGAAGTGCCAGATGGTTCCAACATTTAGCACGTACGATCCAGTTAACAG agTTATTTCAGTTGATTGTAAAGGGATGTTTCGAGTCAATCAGGTCGATAGGGCGGAGTCCGAATTCGCACTATCACCGGACAACTTCAGACAACCGCCATTTTGGGAATACTTCGAAGGAGCGCAAAACATCTCCATGGAAACCGAATATGCCGACGTCGCCTGCAAAAATAAGCT ATTTCAAGACGTTCACAATTACCACACGCAGTTCATCCCAAAACCCGGCGTTGATTGGCTCCAAGGAAGTGCACTTAGGACTATCCGCCTCAAAGAACCCCAGTGGAAACCGGTCTCTATCCTTACCATAGTTCTAGACTCAACTTCGAGGGCCCACTTTCACAGGAAGTGCGGACTGCCCAAGACTGCCGCCATGCTGCGAAAGTATTATGACG gaatGTCATTAGGCTTGTCCCATCAGTCATTCATGTTTAATCGGTTCAATGGAATCAGCAGTGCAACGGTTCTCAACCTGACCCCTCTCTTCACCGGACAACTTTATGAAAATGTAGATGCGGAGAAAGTCAGACAGAGAAT CTACGGAAAAGAGATATCAGAATGGATATGGCAGTATGCAGAGTCCAGAGGGTATCTAACAAGCTATGGTGTTGATAACGGTAGCGGTATGATGGGTACTCGAACACATTGTAAG GCTTGTTTATACAGACCCCCTGTGCTGCCTCATATTGAGCATGGATGGAAACAGCGGGAGAATGAACGG GTTTCCTACACCTCTTTGTCAGGCTTGTGTGAAGGCAACCACATGATACATGAACATATTCTCAACTACACCAGGGACTTTTTACGTCATCCTCATCCTGCCAAGTGGGCTGCGCTGGACCTCAATGCGGGTCACAG GAGAGAGATGGAATCAGTCAACCAAGTCGACAATGAATTATCTAAAGTTCTACAGACGCTGCTTAATGAGGATAAAAATCTTGTGGTG TTTTTGCTTGGTGATCACGGCAAGCCCTTCCAGAAAGACCCATCTCATATTGGAAGTCATTATGAGACACTCCTCCCTTTCTTGTCGGTTACCATGCCAACATGGATGCTACATCAGAGACCCGACGTCTTTCATAACCTTGCCATCAACCAGCAAAGATATATT GCTCACGCAGACCTGCACACCAGCATGAAATCCCTCTTCCATTTCCCAAACATTGAGGGGGTAAAAGGTGCTAAAGGAGAGAAAGCAGTGAATATATTTCAGAGCGAGATTCCGGTCGAGAGAGGTTGCGAGCAGGCCAATATCCCGATATGGAGCTGTGTGTGCGGAACCATGAAG AAACTTCCAGCCAAAGAATGTAATCATTTTCACCAAGAATTGGCAGAGCTTGGAGTAGCACATATAAATAGTCTTCATAGTCAG AGTCAGTTGAGTAAGGCAGACCCTAGTCTCTCTCTCAGACCCACATCGTGTATGGATCTTAGTTTCAAGAGGCTGCTTCATGTTTTCATCaacgaaaatgaaaataagccGCTCAACTCGACCCACCGGCGGAGCTATCACATGACTTTCCAGACCATTGAACTGGATACAATCTGGGATCTAGTCGTTGACAATCATTACAATATAAAACAG GTGAAACAAGTGAGTCTGTACCAGAGATTTGACGTGTGCTGGGACAAACGAGTTCCTCTACCGTTCTGCGTTTGTGATCTTAGCAAGAAAGCAGAAGACTTCATCTGA